A region of the Salvia splendens isolate huo1 chromosome 11, SspV2, whole genome shotgun sequence genome:
acATACTCCCTTCTCTACCATCGTCCTATCTCCTTTTCTTCCCACTTTCCCCCAAATTGAGAAATCCCCCACCCCGTTGTCTCTCTCTCCATCACCCCAACATGATCAACACCCAACACCCTTCTCCGCCGCCGACCGTACTCCGGCGATGGAAGCTCCTTCGATCCCCACCAGCCGTGAATCGCACACCACCATCAACCTCATCACCTTCCGAACTTACCACCGCTGTCCTCAGCAGTTTATCGTCGATGCAGGGGAGGAGTTCGCTGTTCAGCCGCTGCTTGTTCACCCCTTCGTCGCACACTGCTGTACCATCGGCAGTAGCGCCGGTTCGCTGCCGTGGAGTCACCGCAGCCAAGCGGCAGCGCTGAGTCAGGCGTCTGCTGTCGCTGCTTCGTATTGCCGTTGTCCGGTTGCTGTCAATGCTCGAACGGTCCCCGAACAGCTCCGAAACAGGATGAAATTCGTCTTTTGATTTGCTTCTCGGATCGATTATTTCACTGGTTCGGAACAGCCCCTAACTAGTCCCGATTAACCCGAAAGATAAGTCTATTACAAAGTTATATTCCTTTCATATTTTCTGATTAATCCCCGCTGTATTCCATTATTAACGTTCGCTTGATGTTGGTCTCGGGTTGGTTTCTTTCCATTTGGTTCGATTCCTAATTGATGTGTTCTAGCAGAATTTGAGTTCTAACTGTACGGTATGCTCCAGTATAAAGTACTATAAAataggaattggaattggatttGGGTGGGGAATATATACCTTCAATTTGCAGACAGATTGTGAAAGAATAGATGATTAATCTTCCCCTGATTTTAGTTCTGGTTTTCTGTAGAGAAGAGTGAATGAGTTGATTTCAAAGCATGTAGAATAGAGAGGAATTTCTGCGGAATTTACCTTGAATTTGATTGAGTAGAAGAAATCTTGTGTTCTTGTTGCAGAGAATGAATAGGTGAAAGAATGATTGTGACGTGAATATTATAGAGGGGGTTACAGAtataggagagatttggggagagaTGGAGTGTTTTTTTTAACGTGGGTTGAGGGGAGGATTCGAATTTCCACTTTTCCTTATTTTGAatcaatttgaatttatttggtatttatttgcagttcacggaggaggaaaatctgcgtagaatatttaattaaagatattttattttaattagtttagtttagctcacAACCCATtgtatttaatattaaattgtgcagtccgcaatttatttatcacggactggatttttataatatttatttaacttatcggatccaacacggaattgagtccaatagaTATTCTTCACGGacaggaattaattaaattcgcaCAGTCATTTATCTCACAAATCTCTAGTTCagcaacaattaattcaccaacaattaattcacggactttGCAAATATAAAAGCATAAatacaagtactttagggttcgaaaagtggggcgttacatcctaccacccttaacagaaatttcgtcccgaaatttgttaccctcaagtaaagagttccgggtacaattccatcattttatcctcattctcccgcgtggcttcttcatgcccatgattttcccatagtactttcacacaagcaacaTTTTTATTTCTCACAACTTGGATCTTTCGATCCAAAATAGAtcggggtctctcctcgtagctcaagtctggATTCAACGCGACCTCCTCAAAACggatcacgtgctttgggtcgaaCATGTTTTTccgtaactgcgacacatggaaaacgttgtgcacattttCAAGGTTTGGTGGTAGCACCAATCGATATGCAACGGGGCCCACTCCTTCGAGAATTTCGTAAGGTCCGATAAATCGCGGCTTCAATTTCCCCTTGACTCCAAATCGGGTTATCCATTTTGACGGGGATACCTTTAGGAAAACTTTGTCGCCAGCTTGGAATTGTAAGTCAGTTCAtcggacatccgcgtatgatttTTGTCCGTCTCGAGgttcttttatcctttcacgaattTGCCGAACGATTCCACCATTTCCTCAACTGCATCAGGTCCAAgtattcttctctcgccaacttcgtcccagtagagcggcgatctacactttcttccgtataatgcctcatacggcgccatgtttatcgttgcatGAAAGCTATTGTCGTAGGCGAACTCAATTAGTggtagtgctgcctcccaacttcctcctcgttcgagcaccacggctctcaacatatcctcgagagtttggatcgttctctcagactgtccatcggtttgtgggtgaAACGCTGTACTGAAgttcaatttggttccaagctcTTTTGTAGAGTTAATTTTAGTTAATTTAAACATTATAgtaattgatattaatatacatattagtattatattataagtaattaaaaaaattaatgttagTTTTAAATTATGAGTAACCAAAATACCCTATGTATATACAATTAACTTTGTCATCGAAATAAATTAGAGGTTCTGGTGCgattgaaaataaatatgaaagaaTTTGAAGGATTAAGTGTGAAATGGGAAGCCCTCAAAAAAAGGAATTCGATATTTGATAGGATATCAATCAACATGAGTCACATGACCAAATATTTGGAAAAGTTGTCTAAGACCATCATCTACACCCCATTGGAACTAAAGCCAATGGGTAACTTGGGTGAAATTTGAATCATTATTGAGAAATACTCCTATAATTATCAAAATCTCTTCATGCTAAAGCTCCCTCCTATTCAGTTCAGGGGATTGATTGATTCGAGGATGCTACTAGTGTGCATGAGATTTCCATTTCAAAAATTGTGTAAAGTGACAAAAGTATAGAATTAGTATAAACTGAAAAAACTGCTATTGTTCATCAATGATCATATTTAACTTTCTAACTTTAGGGTCTGGCAAACGTTATAGGGGAAAACTCTCCACAAAGCGAGCATCGTgtcaacttcaagaagaagttcaCCGGTGAGACGATAAAGAACAAAATGTGGGGAATTGTAGCTTCGACCACTGAAGAGCAATACTTGCAGCGCATGGATGACATGAAAGTCTATAACCTGCCCACGTGCCAGTATCTACTTGGTGTTGTACCGAAAGAGCATTGGGTAACAACTTATTTCTCTGAGCACACTAAGTGTGATATACTTCTGAACAACATGTGTGAGACATTCAATTCGATGATTGCTGAGTCCCATGAGAAGGCCATAATATCCATGCTAGAGGAGATTAGAACTGATCAAATGCAGCGGATCGAGTACTGTGGACAATGGATAAGGACGTAACCAGTCATTAAGGAAACCATTAAGTTGGAGTCCGGACATGTCTCTTCTTGGCGAGCAATATTGAACGGTGCCGAATCATTTCAGGTGTCGGATCCCGTCGGTCAATTTTTAGTCAATCTGAGACAGAAAAAATGCTCTTGCAGATTGTGGCAAATTAGGGGCATCCCGTGTGTGCATGCTATTGCGTGTATAATCAAAGACAATCAAGAGGTCGTCGATTATGTGGCCCCATGTTACTCGAGGGAGATGATGGTTAAACTCTACAAGAATGTGTTGTACCCAGTCAACGGAATGGAGAATTGGCCTCGAAGTACGGAGGTAACATTTGACATGCAGCCGCCTTGGACAAGAAGGCAACCTGGTAGGGTACTGATTGTGATATTTGATATATCTATCAGGCAAGATTTTAATGTTACCAACAAACAACAAACAACCACCTACATTAAATAGAGTATACATATATAGGCATATACCCTCCCTCAATCTCCCAAAAAAAGATTCTTGGTGTAGTAAGGGTAAACTTTCAAAGGAAAAACTTGAAAGCATTTTTGCGAGATTGAAAATCCAGATCATCTAAACAAATGGGGTGATTGTACGTGCAACAAGTGTACGAAGAAGGCACCAAAAAAAACAACGTATGGAAAAGTGCTCCGCTAGCAAATTCCTTACAATGACAACCTCATTTGTTCACAAGAGGGCTAGAAATGGAGAAAAACGACAGCGAAAATACAAAATCAGAGTTGATAGCAACTGCAACGAAAGAGGATATTTGCACTGTTGATTTAAGCGATGACAACGGAGATACAAAAATGGAGTTGATGGCAACTGCGACTGCAATGAAAGAGGAGATCTGCACTGTTCATTTAAGCGACGACAATGAAGATACAAAATCAGAGTTGATGGCAACTGCGACTGCAACGAAATAAGAGATATGCAATGTTGATTTAGGCGATGACAACGACAATCAATTCATCATGAAAtatgtatgttttatttgtgttgTTCAATGTACTGTGTTATGTGTGCTTTTCGCACTTACTACTTTGTGTGTTTTAACATTCTGATGTTTTGGAAAGCAGAATGTACTACTCAACCCACGAAGAGTAATGAAACAACAACCAACTATAAATTGCAAATTGGACTAACATTTCATTCAAAACATAGAATACAACAACGAACAACCCAATGTCGTCTATCGcttagtgttgcccacggttccaaaaccggcggttccgaaccggaaccgccggttccggtttataGGAATTCGGAActggaaccggaccgtgaggctatttcacagttccggttccggtttgaaaaccggcggtttcacggttcggttttttttctatgtaatttgaaatttggacttatacaataaattagaACAAGACAacggataatttaaattgaaataaaacgaataaagtgaaaatgatatcaattttattgaatttgagttgtaacggacaactatacattacaatttacaatacatatacaagtatacaacatacaacaatgtaatacaatttacaagtgtcgtcggaatgtaaataaataaaacatgaaatggggggataATGGATGAAtctgaattcaaaatcaaaattaaaaaaaatttgaatttcggAAAtccgtcggaaccgccggtttcaccACCAAAACTGCCGATTCGGTCAACAAACCGTGTGCCTCGTGTTCCGCACCGGAACCGAAAACCACTGGTTTTTGCGGTTAACCGCTGTTttcgcggttaaccgccggtttccggtccaaaaaccgccggttttggccGACAAAATCGGCTGAAAAAGCTGCCCCCGCTGCCGCCTCGGTTTTCtcaccggaaccgtgaaaccgccggttaaccggcggttccgaaccgtccggaaCTGGCGGTTCGGTGatggttccggttcgaaaaatctTGAACCAGAACCGGACCGCGATTCCAAATGCGACGGTTCCGATTCGAAAAAATTGACACGGATCTGGTTCggtggttaaccgccggaaccgaaaccggtgggcatctctactaTCGCTGCCTACTTATTTAGAGTAACCAAAATTGCCAAAGttgaaaaaatgaaagaacAACAGCAAAAGAGGACAACAAATCTATTTTTCATACCACTGCTATCTTCCCGAAACTGCTCTTTTCCATTGTCTCCTAAAATTGCAGCGTTTTTTCTTCGTCGTTCGGCAATTTCTTGCGTAACCCCTAGTAATAGGGTAGCACCAGCGGAAAAATGAGCACCCACCATTCTTTCGTTTTTCTCGCAAACAAAATACAACATTCCGTGCGACTGCCTCCTTGAATCCTTGACGATTTTAAGGGCTGCTCTTTCACgacataaaaaaattcacatattCAATGCGTAACCAGTGACATCCATTTGTAGAAGCGGTAGACATGctgaaaatatgcaaaaaatttTGAAGAGAATAGAAGAAAAAGAATGGGGGGAACTGAAAATGTGTGAAAAGGAGTGAGATGAATGAATAAATAGAGGAAGTAACTCTCTTTTTCTCATCGGTAATAAACCTGCGAAAGTATATCCAATCACCCAAAAAGATGACCTAATTACAGCAGGCACAGACCCTTTCTTTTACGTAATTGACCGAATTGCCCTTCAAGTGCTGGAGGGTAATTCCGGATGAAAAATATTGGCAATAGCAAAAAAATACTTGTTTATATATTAAGGCATTGTTGACGGACttcaaaagatattatgaaatgttataGACCAAATTTGTTCATTTAGCATAGTTGGTGTACCAAAAAAAGATGTTCCTTGCTATTTAAGGGATTAATTGGTTTGAGGATgctgttaggtttggtatactgaaaagaatgtttcgagcacgaatagaatcttgcttgtatacggaaaactctaaaatccacttttaacccgattcagtattattcgagcagttcgcacgaatagaatcactattattattacattgtgtttgcttgtgcatttataagatgttttataaatatttaaatgcataagaagcaaacaaagtctaagtcttttgcttagtagactggttgtgggcgtcgtctaCTTTAAGGTAACAGGGTcagttctatgcaatgctttgcaaaagagaaagaagaatttcacaacctagataggctttggctacctatcgtgaaatgttgcaatgtcagtccgcatgtttctaagccttactgaaataagatgacattggtgtggtatagcactgaacgaatctaacagcaagacatgtctatatgctatctactgaaagacgaggtcttgataaatatttatatcttaatcaatgtatgttagcattgagcatacgatattgattatgcactactttgacttatcaaatggtgcgggtttttcgcaacccaataatcctgatatattgggtagatgtgattaatgtctagcggtgctaggattgctattatgttgaatctcGCGCCTGGTGAGTCTGGCTTGATAaggtcctcaagaggagctcgaacaatgttttattattcgggaaactggccagttggaatttaattattccatgaataataaataatcgtttcttgctaagttccACTCTtgaaattaataagatgttaattaattaagtccatagcagaaattaattaattaatggacatttatatcttaagcgcgagaaataatcatttaaacgaggaagcccggattacttataatttcggatttggatgggcagtgcaatattatttttgTAGTGGTTACTAATAATATTCAAATATAAGTTTgcattaaattgtgggttcagtgtacttagtaaaaagctaattggggaaggccatatccaaaaccttccataaaTCCCTAATCTGgtccatcataactctatataaaggagactagaCATAAGACATAATTATTGCGGGACATGCCTACGCTGAGTTGGTGGCGGCCGCCAACCGgtggacgttgttggacacgcaccacgCCCTCATGCAGTGCGAAAACCCTGGCAAAGCCGAACACCTCAAGTGGATGATCGATGATCTGCGCCGCAAGTTGGGAATGAAGGATTAGTAATGTAGGATTTAGTGAActtgttttttttctaactttttgtaaaaaaattaattagtaatgtaggatttgcctttaatcgtagtatttttttttataattttgcatgacatatttgaaaacataaaaaattaattaacaaaatagtagtgaaaactatagggcggactttagggcgtcccactgcaggtggaatgGTAGGAGGATGAATGTTGATGTGGCGGAGCATATGACGCCCTATAAGGCGgactttagggcgccccatcgTAGATGCTCTAATAGTAACTTTCAAAAGCAATGTATTAAATCAAACATTTGTCAATAGATAATTGTcctattcaattaaaattttgatgaaatatAAACTTGAAACTTGTATTAAATCAAACATTTGTCAATAGATAATTGTcctattcaattaaaattttgatgaaatatAAACTTGAAACTTTTGGTCATAAAGtgcttttgaaaattttatatttgctTGAACAACTGATCTCAATATAACACAATATTGGATGTGGGTCAcgatatgaaaaaaaaataccacTACTTATTTTTCGGGAAAATAATGCACTCATTGAAAAATGAATTATACtgaaaaaaactaaaactgatTCATCCAAGAGCCActtcttttattaattaatcaaatcaaTTCATTAGGAGTAAATTGGACATCTAACATAAAACGTGACTATTGTTTCATACTACTCCCTCGGTACACAAAAATATATTCTTATATTTCATTTTGTTCATCCTTTAAAATTAGTCTTATGCTAAAATAAAAAgttacttttaatttattactaactTTATCCAgaatttttctctattttatttattttatcttttttctctcatatttatcaattttacattaaaatttgtattgtCCAccgataaaattatttttaatgaaagcatattttttataataatcgTTACTTAGTCATCTTCATTTGAATAGATTTATATTAAAAACAACTTGcccattatatataaaaattaatagtttacTTAATGGGAGGCAGGGTAGAATAACTCAGTTTCTTATTTACATGATTAATAAACTtaaactttaattattttaaaaacgagtactaatatttatgctatatcattaatttaatttgatacaAACATTTACTAAGAGGTAATTAAAAAGGAGTAAGCAATAGCTGTAACAATACTAAAATATGAAAAGtagttaaaaataataaatagagGTAATCATTCCTAATTAGGTACAAACTTCCACAGCACCCAACAATAACTTATTTTCCTAATCCCATGTTTAGTAGTTATATCAATCCTTGAccatttcacttcactcttcctctctctctctctaaaactgCTCCATGCTTCACCCTTCACTCATCTCCAACACAATGGGCAAAGCTATCAAATGGTTTAGAGGTATGTGGGGCTTGAATAAGCCCGACCCGAACGGCGGCCCGCCCCCGAAGAAGAGATGGAGCTTTCCCAAGGGAAAACTCCGTCGTCGATCCCATGCAATCGACGACGAAGCGACGAGTAGGCAGGCAGTCGCCGTGGCCGCTGCCACCGCCGCCATAGCCGAGGCTGCCGTGGCCGCGGTGGCCCACCTCACCAGCGCCGCCGCGTATGGTCCACAGAACGGCGCCGTTTGGGAGGAGCGGGCGGCCGTTGTGATTCAATCTCATTTCCGTGGCTATCTCGTAATTTTTCCTTCCTTTCTCTTTTTCCATGTTGTTGTATGCAATATTGTTTCATCTTTAACGTAGTCATTTTTCTTTAAACGACGCCGTCTAAGGTGGTGAAAAAGGTAGACATATTACTAGTATGATTTctgggcttctttttgtcttgcTATAAtacgaaattatttaattttttttttgcatatgTTTGAATCATGTTCTAAATTCCATTTTCCGTTGCCTTTtggaattaaaacaaaatagcaaATTCTTTTCTACTAAAGCATACACTAATTTTGATGGAcaatctaaaattaaaaaaaatatatcaaagagTATGTTTATTCTCTCAAAAGATGTGAGtctcatttttcactaataaCACATCAATGTTTTTTTCTCTGTCGttcttttgtattttatcaattttgtgtTAAAACATGTATTTGTCCACAGTTTAAACTAATTTTTATAAGAaagtactcactccgtcccaccacaagtgatcaacttCCATTTTAGATTGTCCCACCACAAATAATCAATGTCCTTTTTTaacaaaagatgaaattttaaccttcttttactttattcaatttctctttatctcttttactttttcctttttcatactttattctctccactttaacttaatatttatcattttcttaaatctcggacggagggagtacgtaaATTTTTTGATGATGTGGCTAGTAGTTTTAAAAAGCAAAATGGTAGTCCTAGTTTGATGGTTAAGGTTGCTACAGTAGTTTGAAGAAAGTTACACAGCAACAGAAGTTGAAAAAGTTGCCAAAAATTTATCTTTTGAGATACCTCTTCTCATCCCATTGGATTACTTTATCTTCACTTCATTCCAAAGGTTGAGATGTCTTGTTAAACATTTGATTAGTTTGGTCCTCTAACTCTAACAACCTCAAATGTAATCGTGAGCCATTCACTCATTTTCAACAAATATTCTTACTGATCCCGTCTGCAGTCGAGAAGAGCTCTACGGGCGCTCAAGGCGTTGGTTAAGCTCCAAGCACTCGTTAGAGGCCACTTTATGCGTAAGCATAATGCTGAAACGTTACGACAGCTTCAGGCACTTATGCGCGCCCAAGCCAGAGCACGGGCTGGCCGACTCTCCACTGAGGAGAGCACCAAGCCCTCCCACTTCAACCACACTGTAAGATATTGAATTAGGATGTAAGcatgtactcccttcgttcaactgagtcatttcatttcctgcactcattttggaaaattgatagtaataaatagttaaaagtggagagagaaaaatgtagagaacagtccactttaactatttgtaattattttttacaaaacgagtgcagaaaataaaatgattgtACTAGTATGGAACGAAGGAAGTACTGAATATGTAAAAAGTTGTCAAATGTAAGCCTATATTGAATACTGGTTCAGGAGAAGGCGGATCACGCGACGCATGAATCCCCTGCCCGCGCCAAAATGCAGAGGAACAACACCAACCTCATGTATGATCCAGACAAGTCGCCCTCGCCCTGGATGGAGAGGAGGAAAGGCGAGAAGGCGAAGGCGCCATGGGACTTCACTAGGATCGCCCGTGTGGATGAGGAGAAAGGCGACAAGGTTCTAGAAGTTGACACGGGGAGGGCAAGCACGAGCCCTACAGGCAGAGCCATCATCCACTCCTCTCACCCGAGCCACATATCCGACCAGCACACCACATGGTTAAGTCCGTCCCTAAGCCCTCTCACGGTAGGCCTAAATGCCAACGGAAGCCCCTTCTACACGGCCAACAACAGCCCGGCCTACTCATCATCGGTGGAAGGGGGGAGCTCCAAGAGGGGGCTGTTCGCGCCTGCCAAGAGCAGCCTGAGCAATTGCACGGAGCATCCGAGCTACATGGCTTACACAGAGTCCTCGAAGGCAAAGGCAAGGTCTCTCAGTGCACCGAAGCAGAGGCCTCGGTCGGAGAGGTCTAGCTCCCAGTGGGAGAGATCGAAATCGGTGAATAGGCATAGAGATGGGCAGAAGGTGCAGTTGAGTAATGTGTATCCGGGGTCGGGGCGTCTGGACCGGTAAGGGATGCCGGAGAGGGACATTTCAGGGTTTAGTGGTGGGCTTCGGCACAGGTACTAAGCTAACTACATTTGTTTTGGATGTTGGTCATGTAAATTGTGGAtaataagagagaagagaagtaTGTATTTTTGCAAATATTGTGTGGGTGAATGGTGAATTTCATGTTATGTTATACTCATACTATTATTTAAAACAGCTACAAGTCTAAAACGAACTTCTATTAGCATTGACATTGAAAAGGGATGATAGAATGCTTCTAACAGGTAAATCAGGGTCTAAATGTGAAATTGTGATACTGATTACAACAGGATTTCATGATATAGAAATACTCATAACCATTTTGAACTtcaacccaacaaccaacaggATTTCAGGATTTGTGGTGCAAGATCTTGTCCCAGTCCGCGTAAGATAAAATAACATCTTTCAAACAACAATATCTCTAAGGTAATGTTCGGTTtgctaaataaaataataccaagatataatctaggattaagttcTGAGACTATTTTAGTTATgattaattatctcatgattatccatcttgGATTGAATTGTGGGATTCAATCTCATAAAGCAAACACATTACACATTTAATCTCAATATACAATCTTTCGAACCAACCGCCCCTAAAAGAACTACACACCACTCCCACCTCAAAGCATGCCAAAAAAATCGTTGTATTCCGTTTCATTCTAATGTACTacaacaataacaaaaaaagaTTAAACATAGTACTTTGCTCTTTTTCCATCAGTATGAGATTTTAAAGGACCTTgataagagaataaaatatgtattacaatattttttttattaaaaatgaaaatcaatCATTTATAATAGCACAATTAAAAACGGAAAATCAACAATTTATAATGGGgtagaaaaaatataaaaaataactgCTAAAATTGATTATTGTCATAAATAGAAATAATTGttcttgtaattaaaatttatcgTTAATAAAGTTATTATAATGTAATATTATCATCGCAAAAATCATACTCCATTTAATATAAAGTGGgtatattaaaactaaaacgtAGAAGTAATTACTTTTACCTTTTTATAGACCGGGTAAGGTCGAGTCCATGTTCGGTCACAAAGTGGGAGTGCACATGAGTCTGGCTCATAAATAATTCCGTTTATAATGATAAATATCAATGAGAAAAGAGAACTGTTTTTAGCTATTTTGCCATCTAAATTTAAGTCGATGTATCAACATATTAATGCAATATATTATGGTCCGGTTcttaataaaagtaaaaaaattgtatttagtagtacaatttttttttacttttaggtgcttgattattaatttttatccCTTATGCAATTTTATCACCGATGGATAAAGAATTAGTCACCTAGCAGTAGCACTAAAACATATATTCATGAAAAAATGCATCCCCATTGAACAGGAATCAGTAGCCTTAATGtatcaaaatatgaaaatataaaatctcagatgaaaaaagttagtaatGCATAGATAGATACTTAAAGCTGAGCCCAACAACCAAACTCTTTAGAAAATGTATGCTATTTCTAGTGAAAACAAAGTTGAATAGCCTTACAAGAGAATGTCCAGTGAAAAGAAATAAGTTGTAGATCAAAACCAAAACCAGCACACAATGGCAATGGCTTATAACCATTTGTGTTCCTTATGCATAACATATAAAAGCAAAAACCTTTCAACGCTTGCCGCCGCCACCTCCAATCTTAGGGCCCTTGGGTCCTGC
Encoded here:
- the LOC121754904 gene encoding protein IQ-DOMAIN 25-like; protein product: MLHPSLISNTMGKAIKWFRGMWGLNKPDPNGGPPPKKRWSFPKGKLRRRSHAIDDEATSRQAVAVAAATAAIAEAAVAAVAHLTSAAAYGPQNGAVWEERAAVVIQSHFRGYLSRRALRALKALVKLQALVRGHFMRKHNAETLRQLQALMRAQARARAGRLSTEESTKPSHFNHTEKADHATHESPARAKMQRNNTNLMYDPDKSPSPWMERRKGEKAKAPWDFTRIARVDEEKGDKVLEVDTGRASTSPTGRAIIHSSHPSHISDQHTTWLSPSLSPLTVGLNANGSPFYTANNSPAYSSSVEGGSSKRGLFAPAKSSLSNCTEHPSYMAYTESSKAKARSLSAPKQRPRSERSSSQWERSKSVNRHRDGQKVQLSNVYPGSGRLDR